In Fodinibius saliphilus, a genomic segment contains:
- a CDS encoding tyrosine recombinase XerC yields MKKAIDKYLRYLNIERNASSHTITSYENDLTQFLSFCSAHFELPPEQLRPEQIERITIRLWLGELSERGLAKSSIARKVAAIRSFFKYCFKRGIVVQNPAHLLVVPKKDTPLPKTVSPEDISRMMELAEGDSPRSTQNRALLELLYGTGLRLSELINIDVKDINLKLNQLKVLGKGAKQRIVPFGKQAKKWLINHLDTKAELYGERTDEDARQAVFIAASGQRIYARAVQRIVKDFLQRASEVTQKSPHVLRHSFATHLLDQGADIRIIKELLGHANLAATQVYTHTSVERLKNVYKQAHPRAENQS; encoded by the coding sequence ATGAAGAAAGCGATAGACAAATATTTACGCTATTTAAATATCGAGCGAAACGCCTCGTCGCATACCATCACTTCGTATGAAAATGATTTAACCCAATTTCTCAGTTTTTGTAGCGCTCATTTTGAACTCCCCCCCGAACAGTTAAGACCGGAACAAATTGAAAGAATTACAATACGTTTATGGTTGGGAGAGCTCTCGGAACGAGGCTTGGCAAAAAGCTCTATTGCACGCAAAGTGGCTGCAATCAGATCATTTTTCAAATACTGCTTTAAACGTGGAATAGTAGTGCAAAATCCGGCTCACCTGCTAGTGGTACCCAAAAAAGATACGCCCTTACCTAAAACGGTTAGTCCCGAAGATATTTCTCGAATGATGGAATTGGCTGAAGGCGATTCTCCTCGCTCAACTCAAAACCGGGCTTTATTGGAACTGCTTTATGGAACTGGACTTCGCCTTAGCGAGTTGATAAATATTGATGTAAAAGATATTAATTTGAAGTTGAACCAACTTAAGGTTTTGGGCAAGGGCGCCAAACAGCGAATTGTCCCTTTTGGTAAGCAAGCTAAAAAGTGGCTAATAAATCATCTCGATACCAAAGCTGAACTTTATGGTGAACGTACCGATGAAGATGCACGGCAGGCAGTATTTATTGCAGCAAGCGGTCAACGGATTTATGCCCGGGCGGTACAACGTATTGTTAAAGATTTTCTACAGCGGGCTAGTGAAGTAACCCAAAAAAGTCCCCATGTACTGCGCCACAGTTTTGCCACACATCTGCTCGACCAAGGCGCAGATATACGTATTATTAAAGAGCTATTAGGACACGCTAATTTAGCAGCAACACAAGTTTACACACATACTTCAGTTGAAAGACTGAAAAACGTTTATAAACAGGCTCATCCGCGAGCCGAAAATCAAAGTTAA